From the Terriglobia bacterium genome, the window AAGAAAGACGAAATCATCCAGGAAGTCCCCCAGCAGGAACCGCCTCCGACCTCCGACTCAAGGCCAAAAACGGGAGCGGGGGCTCAGAAAAAATGAGCCCTGGTGGGGGATGTGCCTCTCGGCCTCCTCATCTCCGATTCGCGGCTGACAGTCCGAAATCCGTTAGCGTCTCCAGACGACTTTCCCGTTGACGATCGTCATGACCGGGCCGCCGCGCAGCCTCCAGCCCTCGAAAGGGGTGTTGCGGCTGCGTGATGAAAATTCCGCGCTGCGCACCTCGCGCGGCAAGTCGGGATCGATAACGGTGATGTCGGCTTGCACGCCTTTGGCCAGCGTCCCCCGCTCGAGCTTCAGGATGCGCGCGGGATGGAGCGAGAACGCCTTCACCATCTGGCCAAGGCTCATCAACCCGGGACGAACCAGTCGATCCATGATCAGGCTTACCGCAGTTTCGAGTCCAACCACGCCGAACGGGGCGCGGTCGAACTCGAGCGCCTTGTCCTTGACAGGGTGCGGTGCGTGGTCGGTTGCGATCGCGTCGATGGCACCCGAGGACAGGCCCTCGACCAGCGCTGTGACGTCGAGCGGCGTGCGCAAAGGTGGATTCATCTTGGCGTTGGTACCGCAGGAGGTAATGAGCTCTTCGGTGAGCAGGAGATGGTGGGGAGTGACTTCGCAGGTGATTGAAATGCCTTCCTCTTTGGCGCACTTTACGATCTCGAGTGCGTGCCTGGTGGAGATGTGGGCAATGTGCAGCCTCGCTCCCGTCACGCGAGCCAGGATGGCGTCCCGCGCCACCTGGACCTCCTCGGCTGCCGGGTTGATCCCCCGCAGGCCCAGCAGCGTCGAATAATGACCTTCATTCATACAACCGCCGGCGGCAAGGTCCTTATCTTCGCAGTGATCGATGACGGGGATATCGAACAGGCGTGCCGACTCCATGG encodes:
- a CDS encoding dihydroorotase; the protein is MHLILRHGRVVDPSQNLDKVADLGVEDGRIVEITTRISKKGRREIDARGLIVAPGFIDMHVHLREPGREDAETIESGTQAAARGGFTAVACMPNTEPVNDSEAVTTRILERAREVSKVAVYPVGAITRGSRGEVLAEIDRMVQAGIVAISDDGHPVQNSQVMRQAMESARLFDIPVIDHCEDKDLAAGGCMNEGHYSTLLGLRGINPAAEEVQVARDAILARVTGARLHIAHISTRHALEIVKCAKEEGISITCEVTPHHLLLTEELITSCGTNAKMNPPLRTPLDVTALVEGLSSGAIDAIATDHAPHPVKDKALEFDRAPFGVVGLETAVSLIMDRLVRPGLMSLGQMVKAFSLHPARILKLERGTLAKGVQADITVIDPDLPREVRSAEFSSRSRNTPFEGWRLRGGPVMTIVNGKVVWRR